One part of the Candidatus Aquiluna sp. UB-MaderosW2red genome encodes these proteins:
- a CDS encoding DUF6671 family protein, which translates to MSGNLAKNQSHPYFNRNAVLTTKHHKLGMIAPAFSEVLGIELFDFPADTDLLGTFSGEVDRKLPPKQTAIQKAKIGMRELGIPLGVASEGSVGMDPAMPFANSNTELIVLVDDQRQIEIFESYRSFDIAAIKESVDPKQNLDEILLRAGFPNHKLIASSNQSQNPSFTKGIGSLLELRDSIQKYADLSEDGLALIQSDLRAHCSPTRAQNIRAAANLLAARIARLCSLCDTPGWGKVSSEHGLDCAQCGMFVPNTPRYEVFGCVKCEHTEFGPQLRKKADPATCPNCNP; encoded by the coding sequence ATGTCAGGAAATCTAGCTAAAAACCAAAGTCATCCCTATTTTAATCGGAACGCAGTGCTGACCACCAAGCATCATAAGCTTGGGATGATTGCCCCAGCTTTCTCGGAGGTATTGGGGATCGAATTATTCGATTTCCCAGCCGATACTGACCTGCTTGGAACATTTAGCGGCGAGGTGGACAGAAAGTTACCCCCCAAACAAACCGCAATCCAAAAAGCAAAAATAGGTATGAGGGAGCTTGGCATACCCCTTGGAGTTGCCTCTGAAGGATCTGTTGGAATGGATCCTGCAATGCCCTTTGCTAACTCCAACACCGAACTCATTGTTCTAGTGGATGACCAAAGACAGATAGAAATCTTTGAGAGTTACCGCTCATTCGACATCGCAGCCATCAAGGAAAGTGTCGACCCTAAGCAAAACCTCGACGAGATTTTGCTTAGAGCCGGATTCCCCAACCACAAACTCATCGCCTCTTCGAACCAAAGCCAGAATCCTAGCTTCACCAAGGGCATTGGCAGTTTGTTAGAACTCCGAGATTCGATTCAAAAATACGCTGATCTTTCAGAGGATGGCCTAGCTCTAATTCAATCCGACCTGAGGGCGCACTGCTCACCCACACGGGCACAGAACATTAGAGCAGCAGCCAACTTGCTAGCGGCAAGGATAGCGAGACTGTGCTCGCTTTGTGACACACCCGGCTGGGGGAAAGTTAGCTCTGAGCACGGATTGGACTGCGCTCAGTGTGGAATGTTTGTCCCTAATACCCCCAGGTACGAAGTGTTCGGCTGCGTCAAGTGCGAACATACTGAATTTGGTCCGCAGCTTAGAAAAAAAGCAGACCCAGCAACGTGCCCAAACTGCAATCCCTAG
- a CDS encoding hemolysin family protein: MEIPLLLVLILTNAMLAMSEVALLTSKRSKLASMAAQGKKSAALALRMTEKPTEFLSAIQIGITSIGLFSGIVGESVFAQPLSVWFQELGLSVAFSDISSTVLVVLIVTYVSITIGELVPKRIGQTRPEAIASLMSPPLLLISKIAKPFVFALSVTTNSILKLFGVDKHVPATVTEEEIEAILEEGSLAGLIEAQERTIVRNVFRLDERRLGSLMVPRSEIVFVDLASPEKDNLNLIAESPHSKIPVCDGGLENIVGVLSAKAALAAVARGAQLSLTQNLETAIFLPETLTGMGLLDEFRLSRKNIAFVVNEYGGLEGLVTLQDILDSLVGDMGEDGGEEFEAVQRTDGSWLLDGSLAIPEFKDSLGLMSVPQEEEWKYHTLSGLILLLLGRLPSPGDYVVWESWRLEVVDMDGRRIDKVLAIRILPNLL; the protein is encoded by the coding sequence GTGGAAATCCCGCTTCTGCTTGTCCTTATCCTCACAAACGCGATGTTGGCGATGTCAGAGGTAGCCCTACTGACCTCCAAAAGATCCAAGCTAGCTAGTATGGCCGCGCAGGGCAAGAAATCAGCCGCGCTAGCCCTTCGAATGACCGAGAAGCCCACCGAATTTTTATCGGCAATTCAAATAGGCATAACTTCGATCGGCCTATTCAGCGGAATTGTCGGTGAATCAGTATTCGCCCAGCCACTATCTGTCTGGTTCCAAGAGCTGGGGCTAAGCGTCGCATTTTCCGATATATCCTCCACCGTTTTAGTGGTTCTCATTGTCACCTACGTTTCGATAACCATTGGAGAGCTGGTTCCCAAACGAATTGGTCAAACCCGGCCTGAGGCTATTGCCTCATTAATGAGTCCACCGTTACTTCTGATTTCCAAAATAGCAAAGCCGTTTGTATTTGCCTTGAGTGTCACCACAAATTCCATTCTGAAGCTTTTCGGCGTCGATAAACACGTGCCGGCCACTGTTACCGAAGAGGAAATTGAAGCAATCCTCGAAGAAGGATCCCTGGCCGGCCTGATTGAAGCGCAGGAAAGAACGATTGTAAGAAACGTCTTCCGGCTCGATGAGCGAAGGCTGGGCTCACTAATGGTGCCAAGGTCGGAAATCGTGTTTGTCGATCTGGCTTCGCCAGAAAAAGACAATCTCAACCTCATTGCAGAATCCCCTCACTCCAAAATTCCAGTTTGCGATGGAGGCTTGGAAAACATCGTCGGAGTGCTTAGCGCGAAGGCGGCCCTGGCAGCTGTGGCTCGCGGGGCTCAGCTAAGCCTGACACAAAACCTAGAAACAGCGATCTTTTTGCCCGAGACTCTCACCGGTATGGGTCTACTCGACGAATTTAGGCTTTCCAGGAAAAACATCGCCTTTGTCGTCAATGAGTACGGCGGACTTGAGGGCTTAGTCACGCTCCAGGACATCCTCGATTCTCTAGTTGGAGACATGGGCGAAGATGGCGGAGAAGAGTTTGAGGCAGTTCAGCGAACCGATGGTTCCTGGCTGTTGGATGGTTCACTGGCAATTCCCGAGTTCAAGGATTCACTCGGGCTAATGAGCGTTCCGCAAGAAGAGGAATGGAAGTACCACACTCTCAGTGGCCTCATACTGCTCTTGCTGGGAAGATTACCCTCCCCGGGAGACTACGTGGTTTGGGAGTCCTGGCGACTCGAAGTAGTAGACATGGACGGCAGAAGAATCGACAAAGTGTTAGCTATTAGGATATTGCCGAACCTGCTTTAG
- a CDS encoding thymidine kinase, with amino-acid sequence MSKLYFRYGAMNSGKSTSLLQAAFNYEERSQHVLLAKPSVDSKGDVAIVSRLGVSRNVDFLISPKQNLRTVFAQESAEFELENGQRVACLLLDEAQFLTAEQVDQALEIAVLDGVPVLAYGIRTDFRTISFPGSKRLLEIAHSLEELKTICRCGRKAMFNGRLVNGEFTFSGEQVAIDGDQVTYESLCANCYLEKLHGE; translated from the coding sequence ATGAGCAAACTATATTTTCGTTACGGCGCAATGAACTCCGGTAAATCCACCTCTTTACTTCAGGCCGCGTTCAATTACGAAGAGCGTTCACAACATGTCTTATTAGCCAAGCCGAGTGTCGACTCAAAGGGTGATGTGGCAATTGTGAGTCGACTGGGGGTTTCCAGGAACGTAGATTTTCTTATTTCGCCGAAGCAAAACCTGCGAACGGTGTTCGCGCAAGAGTCAGCCGAGTTTGAGCTAGAGAATGGCCAGCGGGTGGCGTGCCTGTTGCTTGACGAAGCACAATTTCTAACCGCCGAGCAGGTGGACCAGGCCCTTGAGATAGCAGTACTTGACGGAGTTCCAGTCCTCGCCTATGGCATCAGAACAGACTTTAGGACCATCAGTTTTCCAGGAAGCAAACGTCTTTTGGAGATTGCGCATAGCCTCGAGGAGCTAAAGACAATATGTCGGTGCGGTCGCAAGGCCATGTTTAACGGTCGATTGGTAAACGGCGAATTTACATTCTCTGGAGAGCAGGTAGCCATCGATGGCGATCAGGTTACCTACGAATCTCTTTGCGCCAATTGTTATTTGGAAAAACTTCACGGCGAGTAA
- a CDS encoding DUF3145 family protein — MNGELWVLSAQEASCKNVQELLGADFSRVNWRVQPLDVFCYQFKLSLKLSEQGWAELVSDLAKTGANFEVEIFSRPGSIRYLHHRALGIIRLELDEAGEILLRGGAMEHLMMQCRGSVVDFNRGLRRLLGTSWNDLLEPYRRVSEELINLTKAV; from the coding sequence TTGAATGGCGAGTTGTGGGTGCTAAGTGCCCAAGAGGCAAGCTGCAAGAATGTTCAAGAACTTCTTGGAGCTGATTTTTCGCGCGTCAATTGGCGAGTGCAGCCACTGGATGTCTTTTGCTATCAATTTAAATTATCGCTAAAACTCTCCGAGCAGGGTTGGGCAGAGTTGGTGTCTGATTTAGCAAAAACTGGCGCAAACTTCGAGGTCGAAATTTTCTCTAGACCTGGCTCGATCCGCTACCTCCATCATCGAGCGCTCGGCATTATTCGACTAGAGCTTGACGAAGCGGGGGAAATACTTCTGCGTGGCGGGGCTATGGAGCATCTTATGATGCAGTGCCGCGGCAGCGTAGTGGACTTCAATAGGGGTCTGAGAAGACTCCTGGGCACTTCTTGGAACGATCTTCTTGAGCCCTATCGCAGGGTTTCCGAGGAGCTAATTAATCTAACTAAGGCCGTCTAG
- the fabF gene encoding beta-ketoacyl-ACP synthase II, with product MRRVVVTGLGASTPLGGDVATSWAALLAGESGVSTLEQDWVARYELPVTFAGQAKIKATELLTPQEAKRLDPSSQFALVAAREAWADAGSPKVEPERLAVDFATGIGGVWTLLDAFDTLKERGPRRVLPMTVPMLMPNGPAAAIGMDLHARAGVHTAVSACASGNEAIANAFHRIARGEADVVVAGGAEAAIHPLPIASFAAMHALSRRNDDPQSASRPYDLNRDGFVMGEGAGALVLETLESAQARGAKIYCEIVGGSVTSDAFHITAPDPEGSGAARAILMALEQADSKPSDVEHVNAHATSTPVGDIAEYTAIKRAFQDHTDNLVVSATKSATGHLLGGAGAIEAIFTILALTQQRVTPTINLDSQDPAIPLNVPTQITNLSRPDALAISNSFGFGGHNAVLAFRNI from the coding sequence ATGCGTCGCGTCGTTGTCACAGGCTTAGGGGCATCAACTCCCCTGGGAGGCGATGTCGCGACAAGCTGGGCTGCCCTATTGGCGGGCGAAAGCGGAGTCAGCACCCTGGAGCAAGACTGGGTGGCTAGATACGAACTTCCAGTCACGTTCGCAGGTCAAGCCAAAATAAAGGCAACCGAGTTACTAACCCCTCAAGAAGCCAAGAGACTCGACCCCTCCAGCCAATTTGCTTTGGTTGCAGCTCGGGAGGCATGGGCAGATGCTGGCAGCCCAAAAGTCGAACCCGAAAGATTAGCGGTTGATTTCGCCACTGGAATTGGTGGAGTCTGGACACTACTGGACGCCTTCGACACGCTAAAAGAAAGAGGCCCCCGTCGTGTGCTGCCAATGACGGTGCCGATGCTGATGCCCAATGGGCCGGCGGCGGCGATTGGCATGGATCTTCATGCCCGGGCCGGAGTACACACGGCAGTAAGTGCCTGCGCATCAGGTAATGAAGCAATTGCTAACGCCTTTCACAGGATTGCTCGCGGCGAGGCCGATGTTGTGGTCGCCGGAGGGGCAGAGGCCGCCATTCACCCCTTGCCAATTGCCTCATTTGCCGCGATGCACGCTTTGAGCCGAAGAAATGATGACCCGCAATCAGCATCTCGCCCCTACGACCTAAATCGCGATGGCTTTGTGATGGGAGAGGGTGCGGGAGCGCTAGTTTTAGAGACTCTCGAGAGCGCCCAGGCGCGTGGCGCAAAGATTTACTGTGAGATTGTAGGGGGCTCCGTCACAAGCGACGCCTTCCACATAACGGCGCCAGACCCGGAGGGTTCGGGAGCAGCCCGCGCAATATTGATGGCCTTAGAGCAGGCAGATTCTAAACCCAGCGATGTTGAGCACGTAAACGCCCACGCAACCTCCACCCCAGTCGGGGACATCGCTGAATACACGGCAATAAAACGCGCTTTCCAAGACCACACTGACAATCTGGTGGTTTCCGCGACTAAGTCCGCCACCGGGCATCTGCTTGGAGGTGCTGGCGCAATTGAGGCGATTTTCACAATCTTGGCGCTCACTCAACAACGGGTCACACCAACAATAAACTTGGATTCTCAGGACCCAGCCATCCCATTGAACGTGCCCACTCAGATCACAAACCTATCAAGACCAGATGCTCTCGCGATCTCAAACAGCTTTGGATTCGGCGGCCATAATGCCGTGCTGGCATTCAGGAATATCTAG
- a CDS encoding acyl carrier protein, giving the protein MALSQQEVLAGLAELVNDETGIAADAVQMEKSFTDDLDIDSISMMTIVVNAEDKFGVKIPDENVKDLITVADAVNFITSAQD; this is encoded by the coding sequence ATGGCATTATCACAGCAGGAAGTATTAGCTGGACTAGCAGAACTAGTAAACGACGAGACTGGGATTGCCGCCGACGCCGTCCAGATGGAAAAATCCTTCACGGATGACCTAGACATCGACTCGATCTCGATGATGACCATCGTTGTTAACGCCGAGGATAAATTCGGAGTCAAGATTCCAGACGAGAACGTCAAAGATCTAATAACAGTGGCCGACGCAGTTAACTTCATCACCTCAGCGCAGGACTAA
- a CDS encoding beta-ketoacyl-ACP synthase III: MKTLNQTQQREFTRIFSLGASRGSLTVTNQDIAGPIDSSDEWIRQRTGIVTRKRAGAGQSLMDMATEASEEAIAKAGIDPAEIGAVILATITFPFQTPSGASLLSAKVGAVNAAAYDISAACAGYCYGIAQADALIRSGVAKYVLVVGGEKLSDFIEPTDRSISFLLGDGAGAAIVGPSDHPGISKSVWGADGSNWDKVGMTGSLIDYRDGKIAWPTLVQEGQSVFRWAVWEMAKVAKQALLEAGLEPKDLAALVTHQANIRIIDELAKQLELPDSVVIARDIIDTGNTSAASIPLAMHRLLSEGLVAKGGYALQIGFGAGLAFAAQVIELP, from the coding sequence ATGAAAACGCTAAACCAAACTCAGCAGCGCGAATTCACAAGAATCTTTTCTCTTGGGGCGTCTAGAGGGTCACTCACTGTGACAAACCAAGACATTGCTGGACCGATAGATTCATCTGATGAGTGGATTAGGCAGCGCACTGGAATAGTCACACGCAAAAGAGCCGGTGCAGGGCAGTCGCTCATGGACATGGCTACCGAGGCGAGTGAGGAGGCCATCGCCAAGGCGGGTATTGACCCAGCTGAAATCGGGGCGGTCATTCTTGCGACCATAACTTTCCCCTTCCAGACACCATCCGGGGCGTCGCTGCTATCTGCCAAAGTCGGCGCCGTCAATGCCGCCGCTTACGACATCTCTGCCGCTTGCGCGGGGTACTGCTACGGCATAGCTCAAGCAGATGCCCTCATTCGATCCGGAGTGGCAAAGTATGTTTTGGTAGTCGGAGGCGAAAAGCTCTCGGACTTTATAGAACCAACCGATCGATCAATCAGCTTTTTACTAGGAGATGGTGCTGGAGCCGCGATTGTTGGCCCCTCGGACCACCCGGGAATATCGAAGAGCGTCTGGGGAGCCGATGGTAGCAATTGGGATAAGGTCGGCATGACCGGATCGTTGATTGATTATAGGGACGGAAAAATAGCATGGCCGACTCTTGTTCAGGAGGGCCAATCGGTATTTCGATGGGCAGTCTGGGAAATGGCAAAAGTCGCCAAGCAAGCACTTTTAGAGGCCGGACTAGAACCGAAAGACCTGGCTGCACTAGTCACTCATCAAGCGAACATTAGAATCATCGACGAGCTGGCGAAACAGCTGGAACTGCCCGACTCTGTGGTAATCGCAAGGGACATAATTGATACTGGAAACACCTCTGCAGCGAGTATCCCCTTGGCAATGCACAGGCTTTTGAGCGAAGGCTTGGTTGCCAAAGGCGGATACGCACTACAAATTGGTTTCGGCGCAGGGCTCGCCTTCGCCGCCCAAGTCATAGAACTACCCTAA
- a CDS encoding ACP S-malonyltransferase, with product MKIVLCPGQGSQTVGMFVPWIEQVPGFEAKIKELAAASGKDLIHLGTLADEETIRDTANAQPLIVAFSIAAFRTAVTDNFDAVAGHSVGEFAAAAIAGVLSDTEAMRLVAVRAEAMANESRQIETSMAAVIGGDPEEVERVILRAGLSIANYNGAGQVVAAGTKERISNLVGTDIPKARVIELKVAGAFHTSFMQPAIEKLKVASQQILPKDPTKILWSNFDGRALDSGIAFLDSLIEQVARPVRWDLCMQNFSGAETLELPPAGALSGLVKRGADNVGTLALKLPSDVLKIGNR from the coding sequence ATGAAGATTGTGCTTTGTCCAGGTCAGGGTTCGCAAACCGTCGGGATGTTTGTGCCATGGATCGAACAGGTGCCTGGCTTCGAAGCAAAAATCAAGGAACTGGCTGCCGCAAGCGGCAAAGACCTCATCCACTTGGGAACCCTCGCCGATGAGGAGACCATTCGCGATACCGCCAATGCCCAGCCTCTAATTGTGGCGTTCTCAATCGCAGCTTTTCGAACGGCCGTCACCGACAATTTTGACGCGGTTGCTGGGCACTCAGTCGGGGAATTTGCAGCTGCCGCGATTGCCGGTGTCCTGTCTGATACCGAAGCAATGCGACTTGTAGCAGTAAGGGCCGAGGCGATGGCTAATGAATCGCGCCAGATTGAAACCTCGATGGCGGCGGTGATTGGTGGCGACCCAGAAGAGGTTGAAAGGGTCATTCTTCGAGCTGGGCTGAGTATCGCGAACTACAACGGTGCCGGCCAAGTTGTGGCTGCCGGCACAAAAGAGCGAATATCGAATCTAGTTGGGACAGACATCCCCAAAGCCCGGGTCATTGAACTTAAGGTGGCCGGAGCATTTCACACAAGCTTCATGCAGCCGGCGATAGAGAAACTCAAAGTGGCGAGCCAGCAGATACTTCCCAAGGATCCGACCAAGATCTTGTGGTCGAACTTCGATGGTCGTGCGCTGGATTCGGGAATTGCTTTTTTAGATTCGCTCATTGAGCAAGTTGCGAGGCCTGTGCGTTGGGACCTTTGCATGCAAAACTTTTCGGGGGCCGAGACTCTAGAACTGCCCCCAGCCGGAGCGCTATCAGGATTGGTAAAACGTGGGGCGGATAACGTGGGCACATTGGCGCTCAAGCTCCCAAGCGATGTTCTAAAGATTGGAAACAGATGA